From the genome of Gracilinanus agilis isolate LMUSP501 chromosome 2, AgileGrace, whole genome shotgun sequence, one region includes:
- the LOC123233125 gene encoding putative N-acetyltransferase 8B encodes MAPYHIRKYQDQDRETVIDIFTKGTLNDIPSCFLHLLKQPRGFLLLLGGPGALFLESGSYILSLLAFLGLLAVLWWVARYPFSSMVDHALHTDMRDIKKFYLRDRGSCFWVAESEGRVVGMVGAHPAQEASERWKNLELLHLSVDQEHRGQGIAKSLTQTLIQFAQDQGYDNVVLSTHALNYPAQRLYERLGFWKSHEAFDSLKWKMAAIPFLFYKYAVSSSS; translated from the coding sequence ATGGCTCCCTATCACATACGGAAATATCAAGACCAAGACAGGGAGACAGTGATAGACATATTCACTAAGGGAACACTGAATGACATTCCTTCTTGCTTCCTTCATCTGCTGAAGCAGCCAAGAGGCTTCCTGCTCCTGTTGGGGGGCCCAGGTGCCCTGTTCCTTGAGTCTGGTTCTTACATCCTGTCTCTCCTGGCCTTCTTGGGCCTCCTGGCTGTCCTGTGGTGGGTTGCTAGATATCCCTTCTCCTCTATGGTGGACCACGCCTTGCACACAGACATGAGGGACATCAAGAAATTCTACCTCCGTGACAGAGGATCTTGTTTCTGGGTAGCAGAGTCAGAGGGTCGGGTGGTGGGCATGGTGGGTGCCCACCCAGCACAAGAGGCTTCAGAAAGATGGAAAAACCTGGAGTTGCTACATTTGTCAGTGGACCAAGAACATCGGGGCCAGGGTATTGCCAAATCCCTGACCCAGACTTTGATCCAGTTTGCCCAGGATCAGGGATATGACAATGTGGTCCTGAGTACTCATGCCCTCAATTACCCAGCTCAAAGACTGTACGAGCGCCTGGGCTTCTGGAAATCACACGAAGCCTTTGATTCTCTGAAATGGAAGATGGCAGCTATCCCTTTTTTGTTCTATAAGTATGCAGTCTCTTCTTCAAGCTAA
- the LOC123234515 gene encoding putative N-acetyltransferase 8B, which yields MAPYHIRKYQDQDREKVIDIFTKGILHHVPASFFHLLKQPRGFLLLLGGPGALFLGSASYVLSLLAFVGLLTILWWIARYPYSYYVDYTLHTDMRDIRKTYLSDKGSCFWVAESEGQIVGMVCARPVQEALGPKKLELLHLSVGEEHRGQGIAKSLTQTVLQFAQEQRYDNVVLDALNINYPAQRVYEHLGFWKTHEAYDSLKWKIIAVPFFYYEYTVPSSF from the coding sequence ATGGCTCCCTATCACATCCGGAAATATCAAGACCAAGACAGGGAGAAGGTGATAGACATATTCACTAAGGGAATACTGCATCATGTTCCTGCTTCCTTCTTCCATCTGCTGAAGCAGCCAAGAGGCTTCCTGCTCCTGTTGGGGGGCCCAGGGGCCCTGTTCCTTGGGTCTGCTTCTTACGTCCTGTCTCTCCTGGCCTTCGTGGGCCTCCTGACTATCCTTTGGTGGATTGCTAGATATCCCTACTCCTATTATGTGGACTATACTTTGCACACTGACATGAGGGACATCAGGAAAACCTATCTCAGTGACAAAGGATCCTGTTTCTGGGTGGCAGAGTCGGAGGGTCAGATAGTGGGCATGGTGTGTGCCCGCCCGGTACAAGAGGCTTTAGGACCAAAAAAGCTGGAGTTGCTGCATTTGTCAGTGGGAGAGGAGCACCGGGGCCAGGGTATTGCCAAATCCCTGACCCAAACTGTCCTCCAGTTTGCACAAGAACAGAGATACGATAATGTAGTCCTGGATGCACTTAATATAAATTACCCGGCTCAAAGAGTGTATGAACATCTGGGCTTCTGGAAAACACATGAAGCCTATGATTCCCTGAAATGGAAGATAATAGCTGTTCCTTTTTTCTACTATGAATATACAGTCCCTTCTTCATTCTAA